The following DNA comes from Tunturibacter psychrotolerans.
GGGCCAATGAAGACCAGAAGAAGAAGTATCTGACGCGCCTTGCGACCGACACCATAGGATCTTATGCGCTTAGCGAAGCTTCTTCTGGATCGGACGCGTTTGCTCTACAGGCGCGGGCGGTGAAGCGGGGCGACGACTATGTTCTCAACGGACAAAAACTCTGGATTACGAACGCGAAGGAGGCTGGACTGTTCATCGTCTTTGCGACGATCGATCCAACGGCGGGGTACAAGGGGATTACAGCTTTCCTCGTCGAAAAAGATGCGCCTGGATTCACGTTGGGCAAAAAGGAAGACAAACTCGGCATCCGCGCCTCGAGTACATGCGAGCTTATCTTTAGTGATTGTGTGGTGCCGGCTGCTCAGGTACTGGGCGAGCCCGGCAAAGGATACAAGATAGCGATCGAAACTCTCAACGAAGGCCGCATCGGCATCGGCTCGCAAATGTTGGGTTTGGCGGCGGGCGCGTGGGGACACGCGGCGAAGTGGGCCAAGGAGCGCAAACAATTTGGCAAAACACTGGTTGAGTTTCAGGCCATGCAGTTTCAGCTTGCTGAGATGGCGACGGAGATCGAGGCGGCACGGCTGATGGTCTATAACGCGGCGCGACTCAAGGATGCGGGACTCGATTTTCTGAAAGAGGCTGCGATGTGCAAATATTTCACGTCGCAGGTGGCGGAGCGCGTCGCCAGCCTCGCGGTCGAGGTCTATGGGGGGTCTGGGTTTGTGAAAGATTACCCCGTCGAGAAGCTGTATCGCGACGCAAAGATCGGAAAGATCTACGAGGGAACCTCGTTCATGCAGTTGGCCACGATCGCTAAGTTGACATTAGGGAAGAGTTAGCCTCTTCGTACGATCCGCCCCGATTGGTCCAATCGCTTCCCTGGTTCTACACTAGAGGAAGAGTATTGGTATGACCACTTCGATAACTTCGACAAAATCCGGACCAAGAGCACCTCTGCCTTTTCTCGGGCTTGCCTGTGCCGTCAGCGTTTCAACGATGTACTTCAACCAGCCTCTTTTGCTGGAGATGAGCCATAGTTACGGGGTCACAGCCGGACATGTCGGTTTCGTTGCGGTTGCGACCCAGGTAGGCTATGCGATCGGCTTATTTACCTTCGTTCCGCTTGGCGATGTGCTGGAACGACGCGCACTGATGATGCGGATGTATGGCGCGGTGACAGTCGCACTGTTGCTGGTCGCGCTTGCTCCCGGACTGGGCTGGCTTATCGCAGCGAGCTTGCTGCTTGGGCTCTTTGCCTCGGTCACTCATGTTGTTCTTCCGATCGCGCCGGATCTGGTTTCGCAGGAGCAGCGGGGGCGCGCTATTGGCACAGTCATGACCGGATTGTTGCTGGGAATTCTGCTGGCGCGCACCTTCGCGGGATGGGTGAGTGGAATTCATGGCTGGCGGTGGGTCTTCGTGGTGGCTGCGGTAATAAATGCGACGTTTGTTCCGCTCATCTGGAAGGTCATGCCGAAACTTCCTCCGAAGCAACAACTAAGATATGCCGACGCGATGAAGTCGCTTTGGACGCTCTTTCGCACTCAGCCCCTGCTGCGCGAGTCTTCGATTGTCGGAGCACTTGTATTTGCATCCTTCAGTTGCTTCTGGACCACGCTGGCTTTTTTGCTCCAGAGCCATTACGGGCTTGGTGCGGGCGTCGCCGGAACCTTTGGCGTGGTTGGAGCGGCGGGCGCTTTGGTCGCGCCACTGGCAGGCAGGTTATCGGACCGTCACGGATCGCGCTGGGTCATCTCGCTGGGTATGGGGCTGCTCGCGTTCTCGTACATTCTGCTTTGGGTGGAGGAGCCTGCGGGGATTTCGACCACGTTCCACATTATTGCGCTCGTAGTCGGAGTGCTGGTGCTCGATGTTGGTGCGCAGATGACGCAGGTGGCCAATCAGACGAGGATCTTCGGGTTAGTTCCGTCGGCGCGCAGCAGGCTCAACACGGTTTATATGACGGTGTACTTTACCGGGGCGGCAGTTGGGTCGGCGTTGGCGACGATGGCCTGGGCGCATTGGAGATGGAACGGCGTCTGCTGCCTGGCGATTGGGTTCATCGCGCTGGCTGGCCTGCGGCATGCGATCGGTAGCCGGCATGCTGGAGAAGATCACCTTGTGACGTCGGAAGAAGATCTTTTACTGGAGGCTTAGCGAAGCCTTAGGACCGCAGACGCAAGGTGCGGGTGGTGGGCGAGGCGGGGATCGAACCCACAACCCCGAGCTTAGAAGGCTCGTGCTCTATCCAATTGAGCTACTCGCCCGCGAGTGTCCTGAATTGATTGTAGCGGGATCGAGAGCTTTCGGGTTTCAAAATTGGCGGAGGCCTAACCGAAGGCGAGATCCTTGCTGCGCAACAAGGCGACTACCGCGTCCAACGCTGAAGCCCAGTTCTGCTCTGCGGTTTGAGAATCGTGGCCGAGAGCCTTTATGTAAAGGCTGACGGCGAAACCCTCCTGCGGGCCGGTAAGATCAACCAGCGCTGGGCGGATTACGCAGTCGAGCATGGCAAGGGAATGGTCCAGAGGAGAAGAGTGGCGTGTGAGACGGTGCATCATCTGCTCCATCTGATGATAGGAGGCGAAGAGAGATCGGTCGCGCCAAACAATGTCGATATAGCTGCCGAAGCCGGCGGGGGCCTCGTCGGCCGTCACGTCGAGATTTTGGCGGAGGTCGTCGAGCGGCTCTGCGTCGAGCGGCCACGCATCGCACTTGGCGGTGAAGACGGGCGATCTGGAAGCGTTGAGCGCGCGCAGAGCATGCATCAGCGGCGGATGCTGTTCAACTTCGGGGAGATGGTCGAGATCGTAAGGGTTTTCGCGCAGATCGATGAAACGGCGATTGCCAGAAGGATCGGAGGGGTCAGACCAGGGAACGACAAGCACGGGATCGTCTGAGGAACATTCGGCGGACCAGTCAGAGAGCATTAGCAACTATCTTAGCGTTACTGGTGGGCAGACGTTGGGAGCGCGACTGATGCATTGGCAAGCAGAAAACGAAGTAGCGTGTGCTCGGCCCAATAGCCGTCGTAGCCAGTGTCGGCGTCGGGTTGGGCGAGAAAGGCGCAGTGGCCGCCGTGGTGAGTCGTAATCAGATGAATATTCGGGTTCGCTTCAAGTCTGCTGCAACTCTCTTCGGTGATACGAACAAAGGGATCGTCCAGAGCGTGGAGAATGAGCGTTGGCACGGCGATATGGTCGATGACGCGGGCGGCAGCTGCTCGATAGTAATAATCATCCGAGCCGGTGAAACCGGAGTAGAGGGCGGTGATGCGGTCGTCCAATTCACGGAGGGAGCGTATACCAGTGGCTAGATTTGGATCGTAAACATGCGGAAACAACGCGACCTTGCGGCGATATCGAAGTAGAAGAGCGCGAAGGAACTTCAGCTCGTAGAGCCGATTCTGCGGGCGATGAAGAGCGTCAGCCGAGGCGCCGAGATCGAGCGCGGGGGATACGCCAATAACCGACCGGAGCTCTGGCGGCGCAGAGGTGCCCAGTTCGCCAGCGAGTTTGAGGACGAGATTTCCTCCCATCGAGTAACCGATCAGTGACAGTGACTGCAGACCATGTTGGGCGACGAAGAAATTCATCACTTCGAGCACATCGTTTGAGAGACCCGAGTGATAAAGCGTCGGCGAGAGCGCTTCAGTGCCTCCGCAGTTGCGCATGTTCATGCGGATGATGTTGCAGCCGGCGCGCCACAACTTGTTCGAGTTGCCGATGACATACTGAGAGTTCGACGAACCTTCCAGTCCATGCACAAGGATGGCTGTCGGTCGCGACGCACGCACCTCTTCTGGCTGCCAATGGCAGTGGCAGAGGACCTGGCTTGCAATTTGTGTGGAGGTAGCAGGTGATACTTCGACCAGCGTCGCCTCAGGCGTGGGCAGCCCGTTTATCCGAGGCAGGTAGTTGCCCATGATCGTTTGAAGATGTCCATTGATAATGAAACGCCGGGGCTGAAACTCTACAGCGTGGCTCGCGATACTCTCGATCTCGTCTGTCTCCATTACTGTTTGGCCGCCTGAGCTTGGATGCGGGCGAGAAATTGTACGGCATTGAGTGCGCCGGTAGGTTCGTCCTCATGCTTGAAGTAGATATAGACGTCGCGTTGTTCGGCGAGTGCTGAGAAACGTTGTGCGAACGCGTCAAGCTCGGTCACCGAATAACCCTGACTTCTGCGGAGCCGGTAAGAAGTGTGGGTCGCAGCGGTATGCACGTCGGGCGTCAATAGATCGTCGCTTTCGGCAATGCAGAGCGCCGCGTTGTGCTCGCGCAGGATCGTGTAGATGTTCTCGCTGAACCACGACTCGTGGCGGAATTCGAACGCAATCGGTGCAGCGCCTTCTTCGTGAAGCTTGGAAAGAAACAAGAAGGCACTGAGAAGCTCGGCGTCTGCCTTGAAATTAGGGGGAAGTTGGAACAGCAACAGGCCGAGCTTGCCGGCCTGACGGACTGGCTCAAGCGTCGCCACAAACTGAGATACGAGTTCGTCGCAACCACGCAACCGCTTGAGATGAGTAATACGTTGCGGCGCTTTGAAGCTGAAGCGAAAGTCTGGCGGAGTCGCGGCGAGCCAGTCTTCCAGCATCTTCGCTGTCGGCAGGGCGCGGAAGGTGTAGTTCACTTCGACCGAAGTCAGTTGTGTTCCGTAGAACTGAAGGAACTTCTTCGCGGGGGTGCCGGCAGGATAAAACTCCGGCTTCCAGGTTGGATACGCCCAGCCTGAGGTGCCAGCATAGAGACGCACCGGGAGTCTGTTAGCGGCGACCGGGACGGGCGTAGAGGAAGCTTGGGGTACGCGGGACAAGGTTGATCCGCAGTCTGAAGATTTTGAGAAGTTTGGGGCGGCTAGTGGGTTTCGAACCCACGACATCCGCTGCCACAGAGCGGCGTTCTGCCACTGAACTATAGCCGCCGTATAATGGAATTATAGCACTGGCCGCCAACAGGGCAATCTCTGGGCGGGGCGGGAAGGGGTCCGATGCCATTTACCGCGAAACCCGAGGTCTTGTCGCCCCGTTTGAAACGCGGTGGGCGAGCTTTCGATGATGAAAATCTCGACTTGTTGTCGCACGTTCTCGACGATTTCATCAGGATCCCCGGCACCTCGATCCGCTTCGGTCTGGATGGTATTGTGGGCCTCATCCCAGGCGTCGGTGATCTGATCGGCGGAATAGCCTCGTGCATCATTATTGTCGCGGCATGGGTGCGCGGTGTTTCCTACGTCACTGTAACCCGCATGGTGGCGAACGTCGCGATCGAAGTGCTGGTCGGCTCTATCCCGGTTCTCGGCGATATGTTCGACATTGCGTGGCGCGCCAACCGCCGCAACTACGCGCTTTTGATTGGCAGTGTCGATGAGCCGCGAAAACATACGCTGCAAAGCTGGCTCTTTCTCGGCATGGTGTGTCTCGTGTTGGCTGGACTGGTGATTTTGCCGCTGCTTCTGCTCACCTGGGTCTTTGACGGGCTCTTCCATGCGCTCTTCGGAACGAGTAGCCACGGCCTCTTTCGCACGCTCTGATCGCGGTAACCCGCTCGATGCGATAAACTAAAAAGAGTCGGGGCGTAGCGCAGTCTGGTAGCGCATCTGGTTTGGGACCAGAGGGTCGGGGGTTCGAATCCCTCCGCCCCGACCAACTATCCAGCCACAGTCATCTCAGAAGATCCAAACCAAGCAGCTGTTGTGGCGGGATCTGCCACCATGACGCTGAATCCTCCGAAGGACCCGGACAAGAGACAGAAGAATCTTGATAAAGCTGTGGCTAAGCTTCCGAGGAACTCTCCACCGCCCAAGTCCTGGGACCTGTTAGCGCCGAATCTCCTAACAATGGCTGACATCTCCGTGTTGCTGGCGGGAGCGGACGATTACGATTATTGCTGGACGATGATCCAGCCGGGGTCGGGATCGAACTGGGTCATTGCGGTTGCTGTTTCTGTGGTGGTCTTGCTGAGATCCTTTTCAAGCAGCACGCCATCCTGGTTGATCA
Coding sequences within:
- a CDS encoding MFS transporter, whose translation is MTTSITSTKSGPRAPLPFLGLACAVSVSTMYFNQPLLLEMSHSYGVTAGHVGFVAVATQVGYAIGLFTFVPLGDVLERRALMMRMYGAVTVALLLVALAPGLGWLIAASLLLGLFASVTHVVLPIAPDLVSQEQRGRAIGTVMTGLLLGILLARTFAGWVSGIHGWRWVFVVAAVINATFVPLIWKVMPKLPPKQQLRYADAMKSLWTLFRTQPLLRESSIVGALVFASFSCFWTTLAFLLQSHYGLGAGVAGTFGVVGAAGALVAPLAGRLSDRHGSRWVISLGMGLLAFSYILLWVEEPAGISTTFHIIALVVGVLVLDVGAQMTQVANQTRIFGLVPSARSRLNTVYMTVYFTGAAVGSALATMAWAHWRWNGVCCLAIGFIALAGLRHAIGSRHAGEDHLVTSEEDLLLEA
- a CDS encoding YheT family hydrolase: METDEIESIASHAVEFQPRRFIINGHLQTIMGNYLPRINGLPTPEATLVEVSPATSTQIASQVLCHCHWQPEEVRASRPTAILVHGLEGSSNSQYVIGNSNKLWRAGCNIIRMNMRNCGGTEALSPTLYHSGLSNDVLEVMNFFVAQHGLQSLSLIGYSMGGNLVLKLAGELGTSAPPELRSVIGVSPALDLGASADALHRPQNRLYELKFLRALLLRYRRKVALFPHVYDPNLATGIRSLRELDDRITALYSGFTGSDDYYYRAAAARVIDHIAVPTLILHALDDPFVRITEESCSRLEANPNIHLITTHHGGHCAFLAQPDADTGYDGYWAEHTLLRFLLANASVALPTSAHQ
- a CDS encoding DUF4112 domain-containing protein, which produces MPFTAKPEVLSPRLKRGGRAFDDENLDLLSHVLDDFIRIPGTSIRFGLDGIVGLIPGVGDLIGGIASCIIIVAAWVRGVSYVTVTRMVANVAIEVLVGSIPVLGDMFDIAWRANRRNYALLIGSVDEPRKHTLQSWLFLGMVCLVLAGLVILPLLLLTWVFDGLFHALFGTSSHGLFRTL
- a CDS encoding DUF72 domain-containing protein; this translates as MSRVPQASSTPVPVAANRLPVRLYAGTSGWAYPTWKPEFYPAGTPAKKFLQFYGTQLTSVEVNYTFRALPTAKMLEDWLAATPPDFRFSFKAPQRITHLKRLRGCDELVSQFVATLEPVRQAGKLGLLLFQLPPNFKADAELLSAFLFLSKLHEEGAAPIAFEFRHESWFSENIYTILREHNAALCIAESDDLLTPDVHTAATHTSYRLRRSQGYSVTELDAFAQRFSALAEQRDVYIYFKHEDEPTGALNAVQFLARIQAQAAKQ
- a CDS encoding acyl-CoA dehydrogenase yields the protein MSQQVGPMALTQLGEDEQLFRDTIRRFAVEQIGPLVRGMDESQQMDAGLIRKLFELGLMGIEIPEEYGGAGGTFFNAILAVEEVSAVDPSVGVMVDVQNTLCINALVRWANEDQKKKYLTRLATDTIGSYALSEASSGSDAFALQARAVKRGDDYVLNGQKLWITNAKEAGLFIVFATIDPTAGYKGITAFLVEKDAPGFTLGKKEDKLGIRASSTCELIFSDCVVPAAQVLGEPGKGYKIAIETLNEGRIGIGSQMLGLAAGAWGHAAKWAKERKQFGKTLVEFQAMQFQLAEMATEIEAARLMVYNAARLKDAGLDFLKEAAMCKYFTSQVAERVASLAVEVYGGSGFVKDYPVEKLYRDAKIGKIYEGTSFMQLATIAKLTLGKS